From the Leptospira biflexa serovar Patoc strain 'Patoc 1 (Paris)' genome, one window contains:
- a CDS encoding YaaR family protein, with amino-acid sequence MIIQNNNPKSVSTQAKKGSKDKLSASFGPVDESKQSFLDILESIVPAGKEETRELNELWKDLPDLEKELIKDPNHKNLDLYKKHIKQIAELILKKNYKVMQAPQRGRNDQKDVRYVKVVDEKLDLLAKTMFSPNNSAFVILKQLDEIRGLLIDLKG; translated from the coding sequence ATGATCATCCAAAACAACAACCCTAAGTCTGTATCCACTCAGGCTAAAAAAGGATCCAAAGACAAACTATCTGCTTCCTTTGGACCCGTTGACGAATCCAAACAAAGTTTTTTGGATATATTGGAATCAATCGTTCCGGCAGGAAAAGAAGAAACGAGAGAACTGAATGAACTTTGGAAAGATTTACCTGATCTTGAAAAAGAATTAATCAAAGATCCCAATCATAAAAACCTCGATTTGTATAAAAAACACATCAAACAAATTGCAGAGCTCATTTTAAAAAAAAACTATAAAGTGATGCAAGCCCCACAACGAGGCCGAAATGACCAAAAAGATGTTCGGTATGTAAAGGTAGTAGATGAAAAATTGGATTTATTGGCGAAAACAATGTTTTCACCGAATAACAGTGCCTTTGTTATTTTGAAACAATTAGATGAAATAAGGGGTCTACTGATTGATCTAAAAGGATAA
- a CDS encoding bactofilin family protein, whose translation MSNPSTEEEFLVNSIIGEGAEFTGEFKFPGLIRIDGKFRGVLETTGKVLIGKSGIVDTDIKARVVVAGGEIRGNIYATERVTLLSSCRLEGDIVTPRLIVEEGVVFHGKCTINPTRH comes from the coding sequence ATGTCGAATCCATCTACAGAAGAAGAATTTTTAGTTAATAGCATCATCGGAGAAGGGGCTGAGTTCACAGGCGAATTTAAGTTCCCTGGCCTCATTCGTATCGATGGAAAATTCCGTGGAGTCCTCGAAACCACAGGAAAGGTTCTTATTGGAAAATCAGGAATCGTCGATACAGATATCAAAGCGCGTGTGGTAGTTGCCGGCGGAGAAATCCGAGGTAATATTTATGCAACAGAACGTGTGACTCTACTTTCAAGCTGCAGACTCGAGGGTGACATTGTTACCCCACGACTCATCGTGGAAGAAGGTGTTGTGTTCCACGGAAAATGTACAATTAACCCCACTCGTCATTAG
- a CDS encoding M23 family metallopeptidase: protein MEVKQRLHLIFYRLRYKVQEWKLKLSQRYEDLDKKGREKLTIMVIPHTDRKTINFVISYKAISIFIGIMVVLLVISAVNVLSHSGSIHQLTELNLTNKDFIRQSSKMKEEVNSLHETIQYYYERISNLYIKLGGDPSRVSKGMGGQAGQFLALQGTPQTDITDESFRIKEDIHNLKLSSELSEEIIKLIKKRKSIIKNTPSIWPTKGYVLFPFGKYISPITGKEEINRGLDIGSFPGAEVIATAPGLVFDTGYSPATGYYVKISHRFGWKTIYSNLDRIRVKKNEKLSKGDILGYVGKSPENPIYHLHYEVHVGTQALNPFSFLNQIQE from the coding sequence TTGGACAAAAAGGGTCGCGAAAAGCTGACCATCATGGTCATTCCTCACACGGATCGAAAAACAATTAACTTTGTTATCTCATACAAAGCCATATCCATCTTCATTGGGATCATGGTTGTTCTCCTTGTGATTAGCGCTGTGAATGTTTTATCTCATAGTGGATCCATCCACCAACTCACAGAACTCAATCTCACAAACAAAGACTTTATCCGACAATCATCAAAAATGAAAGAAGAGGTAAATTCTCTTCACGAAACCATCCAATACTATTACGAACGAATTTCCAATCTTTACATCAAATTAGGTGGTGATCCATCGCGCGTATCGAAAGGGATGGGTGGACAAGCAGGCCAGTTCCTTGCCCTACAAGGTACACCACAGACTGACATTACTGATGAATCCTTCCGCATCAAAGAAGACATTCACAATTTAAAACTGTCTTCAGAACTTTCAGAAGAGATCATCAAACTCATCAAAAAAAGAAAGAGCATCATTAAAAACACACCTTCGATTTGGCCAACCAAAGGGTATGTGTTATTCCCTTTTGGAAAGTACATCTCACCCATCACTGGAAAAGAAGAAATCAATCGTGGATTGGACATTGGTTCCTTTCCAGGCGCGGAAGTCATTGCAACAGCACCGGGACTTGTGTTTGATACAGGTTACTCACCAGCAACTGGTTACTATGTAAAAATATCTCACAGATTTGGATGGAAAACGATCTACTCTAATTTGGATCGAATCCGTGTGAAGAAAAATGAAAAACTTTCCAAGGGCGACATTCTTGGTTACGTTGGAAAATCACCTGAAAATCCGATTTACCACCTCCATTATGAAGTACATGTTGGTACTCAGGCGTTGAATCCGTTTTCGTTTCTCAACCAAATCCAAGAATAA